A stretch of the Bradyrhizobium sp. CCBAU 53351 genome encodes the following:
- a CDS encoding SOS response-associated peptidase: MCGRFVITSAPAALRQLFGYVEQPNFPPRYNVAPTQPIPVVLVENGARHFRLMRWGLLPGWVKDPKSFTLLINARSETILEKPAFKRAIRRRRGLIPADGYYEWKVEDGRKQPFFIHRADGAPLGFAAVFETWAGPNGEELDTVAIVTAAAGEDLAALHDRVPVTIGERDVERWLDIKGDDVDSILPLLAAPRIGEFAWHPVSTRVNRVANDDEQLLLPVSAEEMAAEAEAAKPKKAARKVTAASSDDGQGSLF; this comes from the coding sequence ATGTGTGGACGCTTCGTCATAACTTCGGCCCCCGCGGCTTTGCGGCAACTGTTCGGCTATGTCGAGCAGCCGAATTTCCCGCCTCGGTACAATGTCGCGCCGACACAACCGATTCCGGTCGTGCTGGTCGAGAACGGCGCGCGGCATTTCCGGCTGATGCGCTGGGGATTGCTGCCCGGCTGGGTCAAGGATCCCAAGAGCTTTACCCTCCTGATCAATGCCCGCTCGGAGACGATCCTCGAGAAGCCCGCATTCAAGCGGGCGATTCGCCGGCGGCGCGGCCTGATCCCGGCCGATGGCTATTACGAATGGAAGGTGGAGGACGGCCGCAAGCAGCCCTTCTTCATCCACCGCGCCGACGGCGCGCCGCTTGGCTTCGCTGCGGTGTTCGAGACCTGGGCCGGCCCGAACGGCGAGGAGCTTGACACCGTCGCGATCGTCACGGCCGCGGCGGGCGAGGATCTCGCCGCGCTGCATGACCGCGTGCCCGTCACCATCGGCGAGCGCGATGTCGAACGCTGGCTCGACATCAAAGGCGACGATGTCGATTCGATCCTGCCGCTGCTCGCCGCCCCACGCATCGGCGAATTCGCCTGGCACCCCGTCTCCACCCGCGTCAACCGCGTCGCCAATGACGACGAGCAGCTGCTCTTGCCGGTCAGTGCGGAGGAGATGGCGGCGGAAGCTGAAGCGGCCAAGCCGAAGAAGGCGGCGCGGAAGGTTACTGCTGCATCATCGGATGACGGACAGGGCTCGTTGTTCTAA